Proteins found in one Physeter macrocephalus isolate SW-GA chromosome 17, ASM283717v5, whole genome shotgun sequence genomic segment:
- the LOC112065200 gene encoding non-histone chromosomal protein HMG-14-like has protein sequence MPKRKVSSAEGAAKEEPKRRSARLSAKPAPAKVETKPKKAAGKDKSSDKEVQTKGKRGAKGKQAEVANQETKEDLPAENGETKNEESPASEEAGEKEAKSD, from the coding sequence ATGCCCAAGAGGAAGGTCAGCTCCGCCGAGGGGGCGGCGAAGGAGGAGCCCAAGAGGAGATCGGCGCGGTTGTCAGCTAAACCGGCTCCTGCAAAAGTGGAAACGAAGCCAAAAAAGGCGGCAGGAAAGGATAAATCTTCCGACAAAGAAGtgcaaacaaaagggaaaaggggagcaaAGGGAAAACAGGCTGAAGTGGCTAACCAAGAGACTAAAGAAGACTTACCTgcagaaaatggagaaactaaaaatGAGGAGAGCCCAGCTTctgaggaagcaggagagaaagaagccaagtcTGATTAA